One window from the genome of Montipora foliosa isolate CH-2021 chromosome 5, ASM3666993v2, whole genome shotgun sequence encodes:
- the LOC138003662 gene encoding palmitoyltransferase ZDHHC6-like → MVASGSVCHWGPLLALSIIITLFLCGMYCILLWFPPWTSIAGAIHVTVYVTWLLLIMNNFLKSVWLGPGYLPPRWRLDDEKATEVLQFCAVCNGYKAPRAHHCSKCGRCVMKMDHHCPWINSCVGHMNHRSFTLFLFFVPFGCTHTTIVLIYCCVQQFYFMSGNIYQRALFQRNAVVFFTFRHIVFVLFCIGLSAGVTIAVGLLLYYQVKGILSNKTAIEVWIVEKADRPRIKGDCFTYPYDLGWKENFKQVITLQHDYIGDGITWPVLEGCDQYTLTREQLEQKKLKRERKVCYWIVKSYSGNIIAWREGLRTCFSCPCSDEPRMKLQPGETVLVSRWRKRWLYGEKTQFLHDFTERAVVREKGWFPRHCAARPEEEESFKKEI, encoded by the exons ATGGTGGCATCTGGTAGTGTTTGTCATTGGGGTCCTCTTCTGGCCTTGTCCATCATAATTACTTTATTCCTTTGTGGAATGTATTGCATATTGCTTTGGTTTCCCCCATGGACGTCAATTGCAGGTGCAATCCATGTAACTGTATATGTAACATGGTTGCTGCTCATTATGAATAACTTCCTCAAATCTGTGTGGCTTGGGCCTGGTTATCTGCCACCGAGATGGAGGCTG GATGACGAAAAGGCAACTGAGGTCCTTCAGTTTTGTGCTGTTTGCAATGGTTACAAAGCACCAAGAGCTCATCACTGCAGCAAATGTGGGCG ctGTGTCATGAAAATGGATCACCACTGCCCGTGGATTAATTCCTGTGTTGGTCACATGAACCACAGATCATTTACattgtttttattctttgttcCCTTTGGATGTACACATACGACAATTGTTTTAATATACTGTTGTGTGCAGCAATTTTACTTT ATGTCTGGGAATATTTATCAAAGAGCATTGTTTCAGAGGAATGCAGttgtttttttcacatttcGCCACATTGTTTTTGTGCTGTTTTGCATTGGTTTGTCAGCGGGTGTCACAATTGCAGTTGGTCTTCTTCTTTATTACCAG GTGAAAGGAATTTTGAGTAACAAAACAGCAATTGAAGTGTGGATAGTGGAAAAG GCTGACAGACCTCGTATTAAAGGAGACTGCTTTACCTATCCTTATGATCTTGGctggaaagaaaattttaagcAG GTGATAACTCTACAACATGACTACATTGGTGATGGAATAACATGGCCTGTACTTGAAGGTTGTGATCAATACACACTGACG AGAGAACAGTTGGAGcagaagaagctaaaaagagaaagaaaa GTTTGTTACTGGATTGTAAAATCTTACAGTGGTAATATTATCGCTTGGAGGGAGGGTCTAAGGACTTGTTTTTCTTGTCCGTGCTCAGATGAACCTCGCATGAAACTACAACCAGGAGAAACCGTGTTGGTTTCTCGGTGGAGAAA GCGTTGGCTGTATGGAGAGAAAACCCAATTTTTACATG